In one window of Malassezia japonica chromosome 9, complete sequence DNA:
- the PEX13 gene encoding Peroxisomal membrane protein PAS20 (TransMembrane:1 (o212-230i); COG:U; EggNog:ENOG503NVUD) has translation MNPYRSTMGGYGSGYGSGYGSGYGSGLGGYGSTYSSPYSRMGGYGGMGSMGYGGYGGGYGGYGGMGGMGGMGYGGMGYGGYGGMGYGGMGMGMGMGQPGDPSLTQRMESGTQATFELISSIVSAFGGFAQMLESTFMATHSSFFAMVGVADQFAHLRNYLGQVLSIFALARQAKHLFLRMTGQRPSGIDSQEFREFRKRGGTSTQRPNKRPLFVFFLAVIGLPYLMGKLVKMITARQDAERARLAQQAAEAGTDLQQLQNAQGTGFIDPSKLTFVRALYHYKAADEYELDLEPGKLIAVIDTKDPNTGEEISWWRGRLRDGKIGWFPSIYVETVEDAKSRAQKAKENAARAIEAPPAASSAPRTTAPKVSSS, from the coding sequence ATGAACCCCTACCGCTCGACGATGGGCGGGTACGGCTCGGGCTACGGCTCGGGCTACGGCTCGGGCTACGGCTCCGGCCTCGGTGGCTACGGATCCACGTACTCCTCGCCCTATTCGCGCATGGGCGGCTATGGCGGCATGGGTAGCATGGGCTACGGTGGCTACGGCGGTGGCTATGGCGGCTAtggcggcatgggcggcatgggcggcatgggcTACGGCGGCATGGGCTACGGCGGCTACGGCGGCATGGGCTACGGCGGCATGGGCATGGGCATGGGCATGGGCCAGCCCGGCGACCCctcgctgacgcagcgcatggaGAGTGGCACGCAGGCCACCTTTGAGCTGATTTCGTCGATCGTGTCTGCCTTTGGCGGCTTTGCGCAGATGCTCGAGTCGACCTTTATGGCGACGCACTCGAGCTTCTTTGCAATGGTCGGTGTTGCGGACCAGTTTGCACATCTCCGCAACTACCTCGGCCAGGTGCTGAGCATTttcgcgctggcgcgccaGGCCAAGCACCTCTTTCTCCGCATGACCGGCCAGCGCCCCAGCGGTATCGACTCGCAAGAGTTCCGCGAGTTCCgcaagcgcggcggcacgtcCACGCAGCGCCCCAACAAGCGCCCCCTCTTTGTCTTTTTCCTGGCGGTGATTGGCCTGCCCTACCTCATGGGCAAGCTCGTGAAGATGATCACGGCCCGCCAGGatgcggagcgtgcgcgccttgcgcagcaggccgccgaggccggcacCGATTTGCAGCAGCTGCAAAACGCACAAGGCACAGGCTTTATCGACCCCAGCAAGCTCACCTTTGTGCGTGCGCTATACCACTACAAGGCTGCAGACGAGTACGAGCTCGACTTGGAGCCCGGCAAGCTGATTGCCGTGATCGACACCAAGGACCCCAACACCGGTGAGGAGATCTCGTGGTGGCGTGGCCGTCTCCGCGACGGAAAAATTGGCTGGTTCCCCAGCATCTATGTGGAAACGGTCGAGGATGCCAAGAGCCGCGCACAAAAAGCCAAGGAGaatgccgcgcgcgcgatcgAAGCGCCCccggccgcctcgagcgcaccgcgcacgacggcgccCAAGGTGTCTTCGTCGTGA
- the CAR2 gene encoding ornithine aminotransferase (EggNog:ENOG503NUZV; COG:E), with amino-acid sequence MTLQDQMNQTQQKLAQAGDAVASVTSSLGHAAASSVTNKHVSSQDVMHLESEYGAHNYHPLPVVFDRGYGARVWNPEGKEYLDFLSAYSAVNHGHCHPAVVGTLIAQAQKLTLSSRAFYNSIFGQFAEKITKLLKYDMVLPMNTGAEAVETAMKIARKWAYQKKGVPEDKARIFSASGNFHGRTFGVISMSTDPDSRKGFGPFLERVGPVAGDIKIRYNNVEDIERALEQFGTETAAILLEPIQGEAGIVVPDMGYFKRVSELCKKHNVLLICDEIQTGLGRTGKMMCHQHYDVRPDIVTLGKALSAGVYPVSAVMADKDVMLCIAPGEHGSTYGGNPLGSAVAITALDVLVNDKLCERAETLGNQMRESLRKIKNPLLSEVRGMGLLNAIVIDETKSTKKRSAWDLCLLLADKGVLAKPTHQNIIRLAPPLVITEEELERGLKAIEDALNDLDTVETIPGAEEAH; translated from the exons ATGACGCTCCAGGACCAGATGAACCAGACCCAGCAGAAGCTCGCCCAGGCCGGTGATGCCGTGGCGAGTGTCACCTCTTCGCTTggccacgccgccgcgtcgtcggtgaCGAACAAGCACGTCTCCTCGCAGGATGTGATGCACCTCGAGAGCGAGTACGGTGCGCACAA CTACCACCCCCTCCCCGTGGTGTTTGACCGTGGCTACGGTGCCCGTGTGTGGAACCCCGAAGGCAAGGAGTACCTCGACTTCCTGTCGGCCTACTCGGCGGTGAACCACGGCCACTGCCACCCGGCCGTGGTCGGCACGCTGATTGCCCAGGCGCAGAAGCTGACGCTCTCGTCGCGTGCCTTTTACAACTCGATCTTTGGCCAGTTCGCCGAGAAGATCACCAAGCTGCTCAAGTACGACATGGTGCTCCCCATGAACAccggtgccgaggcggtcgagacCGCGATGAAGATTGCGCGCAAGTGGGCCTACCAAAAGAAGGGTGTCCCCGAGGACAAGGCACGCATCTTTAGTGCGTCGGGCAACTTCCACGGCCGCACCTTTGGTGTGATCAGTATGAGCACAGACCCCGACAGCCGCAAGGGCTTTGGTCCcttcctcgagcgtgtcggcCCGGTGGCTGGCGACATCAAGATTCGCTACAACAACGTCGAGGACATTGAGCGTGCCCTCGAGCAGTTCGGCACCGAGACCGCTGCCATCCTCCTCGAGCCCATCCAGGGCGAGGCGGGTATCGTGGTGCCCGACATGGGCTACTTCAAGCGCGTGTCGGAGCTCTGCAAGAAGCACAACGTGCTCCTCATCTGCGACGAGATCCAGACCGGTCTCGGCCGCACGGGCAAGATGATGTGCCACCAGCACTACGACGTGCGCCCCGACATTGtcacgctcggcaaggcgctcaGCGCGGGTGTCTACCCCGTCTCGGCTGTGATGGCCGACAAGGACGTCATGCTGTGCATTGCTCCGGGCGAGCACGGCAGCACCTACGGCGGTAACCCGCTTGGCTCGGCCGTCGCCATCACTGccctcgacgtgctggtGAACGACAAGCtgtgcgagcgcgccgagacgctcggcaaCCAGATGCGCGAGAGCCTCCGCAAGATCAAGAACCCGCTCCTGTCCGAGGTGCGCGGTATGGGTCTCCTCAACGCCATCGTCATCGACGAGACGAAGAGCACCAAgaagcgctcggcctggGACCTCtgcctgctcctcgcggaCAAGGGTGTGCTTGCCAAGCCCACGCACCAAAACATCATCCGCCTCGCCCCGCCGCTGGTCATcaccgaggaggagctcgagcgcggcctcaAGGCCATCGAGGACGCCCTCAACGACCTCGACACCGTCGAGACCATCCcgggcgccgaggaggcgcacTAA
- a CDS encoding uncharacterized protein (TransMembrane:7 (o16-34i46-66o99-117i227-246o258-275i287-308o320-340i); EggNog:ENOG503NUXW; COG:S), with the protein MAHVVSKDECNLPHNGAAFGLAVFVCVGVVLSYVPQAVRIHLARSSVGLSPWFLFLGATSSASAMFNVVVLQWPIVRCCARAGSLYCFEHLMGMLQVSLQWFMFTLIFCLFLVYYVVDRTPLRRRKASRRRTDESSTLQPPEADGNESSGSESDIETFHSHIHQTYGAVSQDVDIRPHETHAERDHSTYANIPHSMRQILEQYHLPGEEEIHGKTGSVQEWHIATTLAWISAAHWLFCAVVTIALISTGASHRVVKHWARFLGITGTLFAVFQYLPQIVHTARARLVRSLSIPTMCVQVPGMIIFVYALASRKGVDWTSLLAYLVAGLLQCVLLALCIAWKIRQARLKIDDYGHALQH; encoded by the exons ATGGCGCACGTGGTGAGCAAGGACGAGTGCAATCTGCCGCACAACGGCGCCGCGTTCGGCCTCGCGGTGTTTGTATGTGTCGGTGTGGTGCTTTCGTATGTGCCGCAGGCGGTGCGTATCCACCttgcgcgctcgtcggtggGCCTCTCGCCCTGGTTTCTGTTCCTGGGCGcaacgtcgagcgcgagtgCGATGTTTAACGTGGTGGTCCTCCAGTGGCCGATtgtgcgctgctgcgcgcgcgcgggaTCGCTGTACTGTTTCGAGCACCTGATGGGCATGCTCCAGGTTTCGCTGCAGTGGTTCATGTTCACGCTCAT CTTCTGCCTTTTCCTCGTGTACTACGTCGTGgaccgcacgccgctgcgccgccgcaaggcgagccgccgccgcacggacGAGTCGAGCACCCTGCAGCCTCCAGAGGCGGACGGAAACGAGTCGTCGGGCTCCGAGAGCGATATCGAGACCTTCCACTCGCACATCCACCAGACCTACGGCGCAGTGTCGCAGGACGTCGATATCCGGCCGCACGAGACgcacgcggagcgcgaccaCTCGACCTACGCCAACATCCCGCACTCTATGCGCCAGATCCTCGAGCAGTACCACCTGCCGGGCGAAGAGGAGATCCACGGCAAGACGGGATCCGTGCAGGAGTGGCACATTGCCACGACCCTCGCCTGGATCTCTGCCGCGCACTGGCTGTTTTGTGCGGTGGTGACCATTGCGCTGAtctcgaccggcgcgtcgcaccgcgtcgtgaAGCACTGGGCCCGGTTTCTGGGCATCACGGGCACGCTCTTTGCCGTGTTCCAGTACCTGCCGCAGATCGTgcacacggcgcgcgcgcgcctcgtgcgctcGCTGAGCATTCCCACGATGTGCGTGCAGGTGCCGGGCATGATCATCTTTGTCTATGCGCTGGCGTCGCGCAAGGGCGTCGACTGGACCTCGCTCCTGGCCTACCTCGTGGCGGGCCTGCTCCAGTgcgtgctgctcgcgctgtgCATCGCGTGGAAGATCcgccaggcgcgcctcAAGATCGATGACTACGGACACGCACTCCAGCACTAG
- a CDS encoding uncharacterized protein (EggNog:ENOG503P3QW; TransMembrane:1 (o65-91i); BUSCO:EOG09264Z3D; COG:S), producing MASTEKRDTDPSTGRKVPSKRVNQAYLVHQRWLEKQERIKERAKARAEGRTLEPSDLDEDDDNAALGNFVCTMFMTAIIVGVIAALSGLFLHNDMLWGYRGKWTNWHNYIPTEQHVFTMERLAEFNGEHPNRPILLSIKGQVFDVSAGEANYGKGGAYNMFAGRDASRAYVTGCFKTHLTHDTRGFSEAQQAMLDSWHKFYANHHTYYKVGTAKLPPIHPASPIPPPCRDNVAQKP from the exons ATGGCTAGCACAGAGAAACGCGACACGGACCCGTCGACGGGGCGCAAGGTGCCGTCGAAGCGAGTGAACCAGGCCTACTTGGTGCACCAGCGCTGGCTCGAGAAGCAGGAGCGTATcaaggagcgcgccaaggcccGGGCAGAggggcgcacgctcgagccgtcggacctcgacgaggacgacgacaatgcggcgctcggcaactTTGTGTGCACCATGTTCATGACGGCGATCATTGTGGGTGtgatcgcggcgctcagTGGCCTGTTCCTGCACAACGATATGCTGTGGGGCTACCGCGGAAAGTGGACCAACTGGCACAACTACATTCCT ACCGAACAGCACGTCTTTACCATGGAACGTCTCGCCGAGTTTAACGGCGAGCACCCGAACCGCCCGATCTTG CTCTCGATCAAGGGACAGGTGTTTGACGTGAGTGCGGGGGAGGCCAACTACGGCAAGGGCGGCGCATACAACATGTTTGCcggacgcgacgcgtcgcgtgcgtaCGTCACGGGCTGCTTCAAGACACACCTTAcgcacgacacgcgcgGATTTAGCGAGGCACAGCAGGCGATGCTCGATTCGTGGCACAAGTTCTACGCGAACCACCACACTTACTACAAGGTCGGCACCGCAAAGCTCCCGCCGATCCATCCCGCGTCACCGATTCCCCCGCCATGCCGCGACAATGTGGCCCAAAAGCCCTGA
- the MSW1 gene encoding tryptophan--tRNA ligase (COG:J; EggNog:ENOG503NUPK) encodes MRSVAVHHALRAPLRLARVPVCGYATVARPPSKRVILSGIQPTGVPHLGNYLGALKAWVDLQNTAKPDDELFFFIVGLHALTVPQDPKRLFQDRRNMMAALVAMGIDTERCTLFHQDEVPEHAELMWILSCITSFGRLERMTTWKSKLQTLHDSEQVSSAQLQTGLFTYPVLQAADILLYHATHVPVGEDQTQHLELTRDLAQQFNNAVKKPYFYQPNCLLTPSKRILSLRNPDQKMSKSAPDANSRILVTDSPAEIHAKVKKAVTDSERSVTFEPERRPGMSNLVSILAALGGGTLAPQLSSPNASPEEVARVLDVATGGSGAQLKSILAESIIEALRPFQDEYARLIQEPEHLAQLEARGRDKARERASATMRDVRRLLGLSK; translated from the exons ATGCGGAGCGTGGCCGTGCaccatgcgctgcgtgcgccgctgcgcctggcgcgtgTGCCTGTGTGCGGCTATGCGACTGTCGCTAGGCCCCCGTCTAAGCGTGTGATTTTGTCAGGCATCCAGCcgaccggcgtgccgcat CTCGGCAACTACCTCGGCGCCCTCAAAGCATGGGTCGACCTGCAGAACACGGCCAAGCCGGACGATGAGCTGTTCTTTTTCATCGTCGGCCTGCACGCGCTGACCGTGCCGCAGGACCCCAAGCGGCTCTTCCAGGACCGCCGCAACATGATggccgcgctcgtggcGATGGGCATCGACACCGAGCGCTGCACGCTCTTTCACCAGGACGAGGTGCcggagcacgccgagctcatGTGGATTTTGTCGTGCATCACGTCGTTTggtcgcctcgagcgcatgaCGACGTGGAAGTCAaagctgcagacgctccaCGATAGCGAGCAGGTGTCCAGCGCGCAACTCCAGACCGGCCTATTTACCTACCCCGTGCTGCAAGCCGCCGATATCCTTCTATACCATGCGACGCACGTCCcggtcggcgaggaccAGACGCAGCATCTCGAGCTGAcgcgcgacctcgcgcagcagttCAACAACGCCGTGAAGAAGCCCTACTTTTACCAGCCCAACTGCCTGCTGACGCCGTCGAAGCGCATCCtctcgctgcgcaaccCCGACCAAAAGATGTCCAAGTCGGCGCCCGATGCCAACTCGCGCATCCTCGTCACCGACTCGCCCGCCGAGATCCACGCAAAGGTCAAAAAGGCCGTCACCGACAGCGAGCGGAGCGTGACCTTTGAGCCGGAGCGCCGCCCCGGCATGAGCAACCTCGTGTCGATCTtggcggcgctgggcggcggcacgctcgcgccccAGCTCTCGTCGCCAAACGCCTCGCCGGAGGAGGTCGCGCgtgtgctcgacgtggcgACCGGCGGCTCGGGTGCGCAGCTCAAGAGCATCCTGGCCGAGAGCATtatcgaggcgctgcgcccctTCCAGGACGAGTACGCGCGCCTCATCCAGGAgcccgagcacctcgcgcagctcgaggcgcgcggccgtgaCAAGGCGCGGgagcgtgcgtcggcgacgatgcgcgacgtgcgccgcctgctcggtcTTTCAAAGTAG
- the NHP2 gene encoding snoRNA-binding protein (COG:A; EggNog:ENOG503NZ5F), giving the protein MAAEDVKKKSSASADPVEKKEKKEKKEKKEKKEKKDKKEKKAEAEVFVEDTNGDVSMVDVEVEDDDEPNPALLSPIAHPLASKVLSKKVFKTIKKASKSRGHVKRGVKEVVKGLRKGEKGVVILAGDISPVDILSHIPVLCEDTNNPYVFVPSKDQLGNASSTKRPTSCVMIVPGGGKKAIEKGETKIKENYQEEYSYLHKEAARLVEQLLLG; this is encoded by the coding sequence ATGGCAGCTGAGGACGTGAAGAAGAAGTCGTCTGCGTCGGCAGACCCTGtcgagaagaaggagaagaaggagaagaaggagaagaaggaaAAGAAAGAGAAGAAGGACAAGAAGGAAAagaaggccgaggccgaggtgtTTGTCGAGGACACCAACGGCGATGTCTCGatggtcgacgtcgaggtggaagacgacgacgagcccaACCCTGCGCTCCTGAGCCCGATTGCGCACCCCCTGGCTTCCAAGGTGCTTTCGAAGAAGGTGTTCAAGACGATCAAGAAGGCGTCCAAGTCGCGTGGCCACGTCAAGCGCGGCGTCAAGGAGGTCGTCAAGGGCCTGCGCAAGGGCGAAAAGGGTGTGGTGATCCTCGCGGGCGATATCTCGCCGGTCGACATTCTCTCGCACATCCCAGTGCTGTGCGAGGACACGAACAACCCCTACGTCTTTGTCCCTTCCAAGGACCAGCTCGGcaacgcctcgagcaccaaGCGCCCGACGTCGTGCGTGATGATCGTcccgggcggcggcaagAAGGCCATCGAGAAGGGCGAGACAAAGATCAAGGAAAACTACCAGGAGGAGTACTCGTACCTGCACAAGGAGGCTGCCcgcctggtcgagcagTTGCTCCTGGGCTAG
- the NUC1 gene encoding nuclease (EggNog:ENOG503NUPM; TransMembrane:1 (o6-24i); COG:F), producing MSVTAQAGLFAGGVLLGAGGVALFSRRGQEAKVQAVPVTAAPVPAVRAPAPGAAVAAPISDALALSGHPGPIADLLKQRAYISSYDRRLQHPVWTAEHLTAESIARQPGPDGANRGKSFFTEDARIPELFRSTNAAYFRSGYDRGHMVPAADAKSSQQAMDETFLLSNIAPQVGPGMNRDYWAHTEDFVRRLTTKFDDLYVFTIPLYLPRQASDGKWRVSYEVIGSPPSVSVPTHFAKVILGTGLKASEGSLMAKAGLGSPVALGAFVMPNSMIPDTAPLRSFEADARS from the exons ATGAGCGTGACAGCGCAGGCGGGGCTCTTTGCGGGgggcgtgctgctcggcgcgggcggtgTCGCGCTTTTTTCGCGGCGGGGCCAGGAGGCCAAGGTGCAGGCGGTGCCAGtgacggcggcgcctgtgccagcggtgcgggcgccggcgccgggtgcggcggtcgccgcgccgatctcggacgcgctcgcgctctcCGGCCATCCGGGCCCGATCGCGGACCTGCtcaagcagcgcgcgtATATTTCGTCGTATGACCGGCGTCTGCAGCACCCTGTGTGgaccgccgagcacctcaCCGCCGAGTCGATCGCGCGGCAGCCGGGGCCCGACGGCGCGAACCGCGGCAAGTCGTTCTTTACCGAGGACGCACGTATTCCGGAGCTCTTCCGCTCCACGAACGCGGCCTACTTCCGCTCGGGCTACGACCGCGGCCACATGGTCCCCGCGGCGGACGCCAAGTCGAGCCAGCAGGCGATGGACGAGACGTTCCTCCTGAGCAACATTGCGCCGCAGGTCGGCCCCGGCATGAACCGCGACTACTGGGCGCACACGGAGGACtttgtgcgccgcctcaCGACCAAGTTCGACGACCTGTACGTCTTCACCATTCCATTGTACCTGCCGCGCCaggcgagcgacggcaAGTGGCGCGTGTCGTACGAGGTGatcggctcgccgccgagcgtgtcggTGCCGACGCACTTTGCCAAGGTAATCCTCGGCACCGGCCTCAAGGCGTCCGAGGGCTCGCTCATGGCCAAGGCCGGCCTCGGCTCGCCGGTCGCCCTCGGTGCGTTTGTCATGCCGAACAGCATGATCCCGGATacggcgccgctgcgcagctTTGAAGCAGATG CTCGTTCATAA
- the RFA1 gene encoding Replication factor A protein 1 (BUSCO:EOG09262387; COG:L; EggNog:ENOG503NV3W) has translation MSAEELTEGVIARMLDSADGSGAVDPVCQILSLKKLQTSNASANVSERYRVVLSDGVYYAQAMLATQLKPLVENQTLDKNMVVRITQYTANTVQNRKILILLNLEVLSPALPHRIGNPQNIETAAQGAQPAQGAQPAATAPQPQPSVGAQALSRTSAPASRGVSKSSSGLPVYPIEALSPYQNKWTIKARVTLKSDIKHWSNARGDGKLFSVNLLDESGEIRATGFNDAVDRFYPLLQENKVYFISKAKVNIAKKQFSSLPNEYEIALESNSEIEECTEASDVPEVKYQFVPIDQLTNVEPNQTTDVITILDGYTDVSEIVSKATQRPIKKRELTLIDSSGMSVRLTLWGQQAENFEKTIAGEEKPVLAFKGVKVSDFGGRSLSMFSSSSMSINPDIPESHGLRGWYDNEGNAAQIKSFTRAEAGPPGQGGAMRPNERRTLEQVKDESLGTSFERADYFNTRATILYIRPNNLYYTACPECNKKVMDEGDGWRCEKCDRSFPEPVRRYIFSANIADYSGQIWISGFNEIGCLLLGMTADELDAIRNENEGEFKAVLQRAVGRVMLFSCRAKQETFNDTNRVRYTATQAVPVDFAKAGHELAESIQGLMVAH, from the exons ATGTCGGCGGAAGAGCTTACGGAAGGCGTGATTgcgcgcatgctcgacTCGGCGGACGGCAGCGGGGCTGTTGACCCCGTGTGCCAGATCCTGAGCTTGAAGAAGCTGCAGACGAGCAACGCGAGCGCGAACGTCAGCGAGCGCtaccgcgtcgtgctcaGCGACGGCGTGTACTACGCACAAGCCAtgctcgcgacgcagctcaagccgctcgtcgagaaCCAGACGCTGGATAAGAACATGGTCGTGCGGATCACGCAATACACGGCCAACACGGTTCAGAACCGCAAGATCCTTATTCTGCTCAACCTCGAGGTGCtctcgccggcgctgccgcaccGCATTGGCAATCCCCAGAACATCgagacggcggcgcaaggcgcgcagccTGCGCAGGGTGCGCAGCCCGCCGCGACTGCCCCGCAGCCCCAgccgtcggtcggcgcgcaggcgctgtcgcgcacgagcgcgccggcgagccgcggcgtgAGCAAGTCGTCGTCGGGCCTGCCGGTGTACCCGATCGAGGCCTTGTCGCCGTACCAGAACAAATGGACGATCAAGGCGCGTGTTACGCTCAAGTCCGACATCAAGCACTGGTCgaacgcgcgcggcgacggcaagcTCTTTAGCGTGAATTTGCTCGATGAGAGCGGCGAGATCCGCGCGACGGGCTTCAAcgacgcggtcgaccgCTTCTACCCCCTGCTGCAGGAGAACAAGGTGTACTTCATCAGCAAGGCCAAGGTGAACATTGCCAAGAAGCAGTTTAGCTCGCTCCCGAACGAGTACGAGATCGCGCTTGAGAGCAACTCGGAGATCGAGGAGTgcaccgaggcgagcgacgtgccggaAGTCAAGTACCAGTTTGTGCCGATCGACCAGCTCACCAACGTCGAGCCGAACCAGACGACAGACGTGATCACGATCCTCGACGGCTACACGGACGTGTCGGAAATCGTGTCcaaggcgacgcagcgcccgATCAAGAAGCGCGAGCTTACGCTGATCGACAGCAGCGGCATGAGCGTGCGCCTCACGCTGTGGGGCCAGCAGGCCGAGAACTTTGAAAAGACGATTGCGGGCGAGGAAAAGCCGGTGCTTGCGTTCAAGGGCGTCAAGGTGAGCGACTTTGGCGGCCGCAGTCTCTCCATgttctcctcctcgtccatgTCGATCAACCCGGACATCCCAGAGAGCCACGGCCTCCGCGGATGGTACGACAACGAGGGCAACGCTGCCCAGATCAAGTCGTttacgcgcgccgaggcggggcCGCCTGGCCAGggcggcgcgatgcgcccgaacgagcgccgcacgctcgagcaggtcaaGGACGAGTCGCTGGGCACCTCgttcgagcgcgccgactaCTTCAACACCCGCGCGACGATACTCTACATTCGCCCCAACAACCTGTACTATACCGCGTGCCCTGAGTGCAACAAAAAGGTTAtggacgagggcgacggATGGCGCTGCGAGAAGTGCGACCGCTCTTTCCCggagccggtgcgccgctaCATTTTCTCGGCCAACATTGCGGACTACTCGGGCCAGATCTGGATCAGCGGCTTTAATGAGATCGGATGCCTGCTTCTGGGCATGActgccgacgagctcgatgcgATTCGC AATGAGAACGAGGGCGAATTCAAGGCGGtgctccagcgcgccgtcggccgcgtcATGCTCTTTAGCTGCCGCGCCAAGCAGGAGACGTTCAAC GACACGAATCGCGTGCGCTACACTGCGACGCAGGCCGTGCCGGTCGACTTCGCCAAGGCGGgccacgagctcgccgaaTCGATCCAGGGGCTGATGGTAGCACACTAA